A genome region from Glutamicibacter arilaitensis Re117 includes the following:
- the pheT gene encoding phenylalanine--tRNA ligase subunit beta, translated as MRIPLSWLREYAQVPADASAEDVMADLVKVGLEEEDVHRPSDELSGPIVVGQVLSLEKEVASNGKTINWCQVRVVPEGTEQTLTGKGIDPTGVQGIVCGAHNFVEGDKVVVTLPGAVLPGDFKISPRKTYGHTSAGMIASSRELGIGEDHDGIMVLSNYGLDPEVGTDVLALFGLDDQAAEINVTPDRGYCFSIRGVAREYALATGTSFTDPASIVTVSDASEAGHEVVLADAAPIYGVPGCTRFVTREVTGIDPTRPTPRWMASRLQLAGMRSISLVVDISNYVMLELGAPLHFYDADKLTSAITVRRANSGEKLTTLDDKERELSVEDLLITDESGAIGIAGVMGGAATEVSDSTSRVLIEAAHFDTVSIGRSRRRHKLPSEASKRFERGVDPRIMQIAAQRAVNLLVELAGGTETAKATDAGAVPADTQIQLPAGFAGALIGVDYTDEQTISALEGIGAAVQQNAEGFLVTAPSWRPDLDIKEDLVEEVARVIGYDKIPATLPVAPPGRGLTRTQSQRRRLLQGLADAGLTEVLNYPFVSQAQNATFGAAQAGTEVKAVSLANPISKEFRFLRTSLLPGLLETARRNIGRGFRDLALYEGGLVFLPGQQLGSSVLPPLGAKPSDEVLAELFNGVPNQPWHLAAVFTGHEASAAAGFAPRAWDWADALDAAHNVADILGVELEVAQGSHQAFHPGRVAALKLAGEVVGYAGELHPQLLKDQDLPARTVAMELDAAALMSAAPAVVVAQQHLSSQPLATQDVALVVDQDVVAGDVLATLREGAGELLEDIALFDVYQGQGIEEGKKSLAFGLRFRAADRTLTADEASEVRAAAVDAAAKKFGATQR; from the coding sequence ATGCGTATTCCACTATCTTGGCTGCGCGAGTACGCGCAGGTACCAGCCGACGCCTCGGCTGAAGACGTCATGGCAGACCTGGTCAAGGTCGGCCTCGAAGAAGAAGACGTGCACCGTCCCTCCGACGAGCTCTCCGGCCCGATCGTGGTCGGCCAGGTGCTCTCCTTGGAAAAGGAAGTCGCCTCCAACGGCAAGACCATCAACTGGTGCCAGGTCCGTGTGGTTCCAGAAGGCACCGAGCAGACCCTGACCGGCAAGGGCATCGACCCGACGGGTGTGCAGGGCATCGTGTGCGGTGCGCACAACTTCGTTGAGGGCGACAAGGTTGTTGTTACCCTGCCCGGAGCGGTGCTGCCCGGAGATTTCAAGATCTCCCCGCGCAAGACCTACGGCCACACCTCGGCCGGCATGATCGCCTCCTCCCGCGAGCTGGGCATCGGCGAAGACCACGACGGCATCATGGTGCTCTCCAACTACGGGCTGGACCCGGAGGTAGGCACCGACGTCTTGGCGCTCTTCGGACTCGATGACCAGGCTGCGGAAATCAACGTGACCCCGGACCGCGGCTACTGCTTCTCCATCCGCGGCGTAGCCCGCGAATACGCGCTGGCCACCGGTACCTCCTTCACCGATCCAGCATCGATCGTCACCGTTTCGGACGCTTCCGAAGCCGGACACGAGGTGGTCTTGGCCGACGCGGCGCCGATCTACGGCGTGCCAGGCTGCACCCGCTTCGTGACCCGCGAAGTCACCGGCATCGATCCAACCCGCCCGACCCCGCGCTGGATGGCTTCGCGCCTGCAGCTGGCAGGCATGCGCTCGATTTCGCTGGTCGTGGACATCTCCAACTACGTCATGCTCGAGCTCGGTGCCCCGCTGCACTTCTACGACGCTGACAAGCTGACCAGCGCGATCACCGTGCGCCGCGCCAACTCCGGCGAAAAGCTCACCACCTTGGACGACAAGGAACGCGAGCTGTCCGTCGAAGACCTGCTGATCACCGATGAATCCGGCGCCATCGGCATTGCCGGCGTCATGGGCGGGGCAGCCACCGAGGTATCGGATTCGACCAGCCGCGTGCTGATCGAAGCCGCGCACTTCGACACCGTGTCCATCGGCCGCTCGCGCCGCCGCCACAAGCTGCCATCCGAAGCCTCCAAGCGCTTCGAACGCGGCGTGGACCCACGCATCATGCAGATCGCCGCCCAGCGCGCGGTCAACCTGCTGGTCGAGCTGGCTGGCGGCACCGAAACCGCCAAGGCCACCGACGCCGGCGCGGTCCCTGCCGACACCCAGATCCAGCTGCCGGCAGGTTTCGCCGGTGCGCTGATCGGCGTGGACTACACCGATGAGCAGACCATCTCCGCGCTGGAAGGCATCGGCGCAGCTGTCCAGCAGAACGCCGAGGGCTTCCTGGTGACCGCGCCTAGCTGGCGCCCGGATCTGGACATCAAGGAAGACCTGGTTGAAGAAGTAGCCCGCGTTATCGGCTACGACAAGATTCCAGCCACCTTGCCGGTAGCGCCTCCGGGCCGCGGGTTGACCCGCACCCAGTCCCAGCGCCGCCGCCTGCTCCAAGGCTTGGCAGACGCCGGGCTGACCGAGGTGCTGAACTACCCGTTCGTTTCCCAGGCGCAGAACGCCACCTTCGGCGCCGCACAGGCCGGTACCGAGGTCAAGGCCGTTTCGCTGGCCAACCCGATCTCCAAGGAATTCCGCTTCCTACGCACCTCGCTGCTGCCGGGCCTGCTGGAAACCGCTCGCCGCAACATCGGCCGCGGCTTCCGCGACCTGGCGCTGTATGAAGGCGGACTGGTCTTCCTGCCAGGGCAGCAGCTGGGCTCCTCGGTGCTTCCTCCGCTGGGTGCCAAGCCAAGCGATGAAGTACTGGCCGAACTGTTCAACGGCGTGCCGAACCAGCCATGGCACCTTGCTGCCGTGTTCACCGGCCATGAAGCATCGGCTGCCGCCGGCTTCGCACCGCGTGCCTGGGACTGGGCCGACGCACTGGATGCCGCGCACAACGTGGCGGATATCCTCGGCGTTGAGCTGGAGGTTGCCCAGGGCAGCCACCAGGCCTTCCACCCGGGCCGCGTGGCAGCGCTGAAGCTCGCCGGCGAGGTTGTTGGCTACGCCGGCGAACTGCATCCGCAGTTGCTCAAGGACCAGGACCTGCCAGCACGCACCGTGGCCATGGAACTGGACGCTGCGGCACTGATGTCTGCTGCTCCGGCAGTGGTCGTCGCCCAGCAGCACCTCTCCAGCCAGCCGCTGGCAACCCAGGATGTCGCACTGGTCGTAGACCAGGACGTTGTCGCTGGCGACGTGCTCGCAACCTTGCGTGAAGGCGCCGGAGAACTGCTCGAAGACATCGCGCTGTTCGACGTGTACCAGGGTCAGGGCATCGAAGAAGGCAAGAAGTCGTTGGCCTTCGGCCTGCGCTTCCGTGCCGCTGACCGCACCCTGACCGCGGACGAGGCTTCCGAAGTTCGTGCCGCTGCAGTTGACGCCGCTGCCAAGAAGTTCGGCGCCACCCAGCGCTAA
- the pheS gene encoding phenylalanine--tRNA ligase subunit alpha, giving the protein MSDQTTGQAPDGESNVPHPTDEAGIANAVDAALAAIEAAGDLNELKEARLSHTGEKSALSLANRQIGKLDKSEKAVAGKLVGSARGRVNKALAARTVVLEEAEAARILIEETVDVTAAARRRSVGARHPLSVLQDRVADIFVGMGWEIAEGPEVESEWFNFDALNFKPDHPAREMQDTFFVEPADAHLVLRTHTSPVQVRSMLEREVPVYVLCPGRTFRTDELDATHTPVFHQFEGLAVDKGLTMADLRGTLEHFARQMFGAEAQIRLRPAYFPFTEPSAELDIWHPGAKGGPRWIEWGGCGMINPNVLRAAGIDPEEYSGFAFGMGIERTLMFRNDVPDMHDMIEGDIRFSQHFGMEI; this is encoded by the coding sequence ATGTCTGATCAGACAACTGGACAAGCTCCCGACGGGGAGTCCAACGTTCCGCACCCGACCGATGAAGCAGGCATTGCCAATGCGGTAGATGCCGCCCTGGCCGCCATCGAAGCCGCAGGTGACCTGAACGAGTTGAAAGAAGCCCGCCTGTCGCACACCGGCGAGAAGTCCGCGCTATCCCTGGCTAACCGCCAGATCGGCAAGCTGGACAAGTCGGAAAAGGCCGTGGCCGGCAAGCTCGTGGGTTCGGCCCGCGGACGAGTCAACAAGGCCCTGGCCGCCCGCACCGTGGTGCTTGAAGAAGCTGAAGCCGCCCGCATCCTCATAGAGGAAACCGTGGACGTCACCGCGGCAGCGCGCCGCCGCAGCGTTGGCGCCCGCCACCCGCTCTCGGTCCTGCAGGACCGCGTCGCCGACATCTTCGTCGGCATGGGTTGGGAAATCGCCGAAGGCCCGGAAGTTGAATCCGAATGGTTCAACTTCGATGCGCTGAACTTCAAGCCGGACCACCCGGCCCGCGAAATGCAGGACACCTTCTTCGTGGAACCTGCCGACGCGCACCTGGTGCTGCGCACCCACACCTCCCCGGTACAGGTCCGCTCGATGCTCGAGCGCGAGGTGCCGGTCTACGTGCTGTGCCCAGGACGCACCTTCCGCACCGATGAACTCGATGCCACCCACACCCCGGTCTTCCACCAGTTCGAAGGCCTGGCCGTAGACAAGGGCCTGACCATGGCCGATTTGCGCGGCACCCTGGAGCACTTCGCCCGGCAGATGTTCGGCGCCGAAGCACAGATCCGCCTGCGCCCTGCCTACTTCCCATTCACCGAGCCATCGGCCGAGCTGGACATCTGGCACCCAGGTGCCAAGGGCGGCCCGCGCTGGATCGAGTGGGGCGGCTGCGGCATGATCAACCCGAACGTGCTGCGCGCTGCGGGCATTGATCCGGAGGAGTACTCCGGCTTTGCCTTCGGCATGGGCATCGAGCGCACGCTCATGTTCCGCAACGATGTGCCCGACATGCACGACATGATCGAGGGCGATATCCGTTTCAGCCAGCACTTCGGGATGGAGATCTAA